A region of the Streptomyces sp. NBC_00442 genome:
CCGCGTGCGGTACCTCACGAGGAGCTCCTCCTGGTGCGGAACGGATCGTCGCGGGGCTTCGGATCGTCGCGGGAGCGGACAGACCGGCCCGCAAGGCGGTCCGGGCAGTCTCCGCGGCCGCCGGATCCATGTATGGCCGCAGCGCCAGCGGCCCGTCCTGGATCTCGATGACCTCGCGGTGGAGGCGGTAGGTGATAGTGCCGGGCATCAGGCGGACGAGCAGGGAGGACCGCTGTGGCTCCAGGACCACAGGAGGACGGGCGGCGGATCGAGCCCGAGCTGCACGGTGAGCACGGCCGTGGCGCGATGAGCACAGGGGATGAGACAGGCCCCTGTGCCGATCCCAGTGCCTGCCGTCGGGGAAAGCGGGTGTAATGGGCGTCCCCTGCGTGCGAGCATGACTCGCATGGCCTACGCGTCCACTGACACCCACATATCCACCCCCACCAAAACCCCCCGCACCTGGCCGGTCGTCCTCGCCGCCTGCGCGGGTCAGTTCCTCGTCGTGCTCGACGTCTCCGTCGTCAACGTCGCCCTCCCCTCCATGCGCACCGGCCTCGGGATGAGCGCGGGCGGGCTGCAGTGGGTGGTCAACGCGTACGCCATCGCCTTCGCCGGGTTCATGCTGCTCGGCGGACGCGCGGGCGACCTGTACGGACGCAAGCGGATGTTCCTCGTGGGGCTCGGCCTGTTCACCGTGGCCAGCCTCGGCGGCGGCCTCGCCCAGGAGGGCTGGCAGCTGCTCGCCGCGCGGGCCGCCCAGGGGCTCGGGGCCGCGGTGCTCGCGCCGGCCACCCTCACCATCCTGACCGCCGCCGTACCCGAGGGCGCCGCCCGCACCCGGGCCATCGGCACCTGGGCCGCGGTCGGCGCGGGCGGCGGCGCGGCGGGCGGCCTCGTCGGAGGGGCGCTCACCGACGCCCTGTCGTGGCGCTGGGTCCTGCTCATCAACGTGCCCGTCGGCGCGCTCGTGCTGCTCGGCGCCGCGCTCTGGATCACCGAGTCGCGGGCCGGCGGGCGCCACCGACTCGACCTGCCCGGGGCCGTCCTCGTCACGGTCGGGCTCGCGACCCTCTCGTACGGCATCGTGCAGACGGAGGAGTCGGGCTGGGGCGCCCCGGCGACGCTGGTGCCGCTCCTCGGCGGGCTCGCCCTGCTGCTCGCGTTCCTCGCCGTCGAGGCCAGGACCGCGGCTCCCCTCATGCCGCTGCGGCTCTTCCGGCTGCGGGGTGTCTCCGCCGCCAACGCCGTGATGTTCGTGTGCGGCTCGGCGATGTTCTGCACCTGGTTCTTCATGACCCTGTACGCGCAGAACGTGCTGGGCTACACCCCGCTCGGCGCGGGCCTCGCCCTGATTCCCAGCTCGCTCAGCGTGGTCCTCGGCTCGAAGCTGGCGCCGCGCATCATGCCGAGGACCGGCGCGCGCAACCTGACCGTGCTCGGCATGCTGGTGACCGCGGCCGGGTTCGGCTGGCAGTCCACGATGCGGGCGGACGACCCGTACTGGCTGGCGATCCTGGTGCCCGGCATCCTCATGATGACCGGAGCGGGCCTCGCCACGACTCCCCTTGCCGCGCTGGCCACTTCGGGGGCGGAGCCGGGTGAGGCCGGCCTCGTCTCCGGCCTGATCAACACGTCGAGGACGATGGGCGGGGCGCTGGGGCTCGCCGTCCTGTCCACGGTCGCGGCGTCCAGGACCGGCGTGGTCCAGAGCGCCGAGAACCTCACCGCCGGGTACGCCCTCGCCTTCCGCGTCGGCGGATTCGTCCTGCTGGCCAGCGTGGTGCTCGCGCTGGTGTGGCTGCCCCGGGCGGCGCGCACGGCCGTACGCGGCTGAGGCGGGCCCCGAGGGGGGGCGTCCGCTACAGCCAGCCCTGCTGACGGGCCGACCGCACCGCCTCCATGCGGTTGCGGGTGCCGGTCTTGCCGATCGCGGACGACAGGTAGTTGCGGACCGTCGACTCCGACAGGTGCAGCTTGCCCGCGATGTCGGAGACCGTCGCCCCGTCCACCGAGGCGTTCAGGACGTCGCGTTCGCGCGCGGTCAGCGGGCTCGGGCCCGCGCTGAGGGCGGCCGCGGCGAGCGCCGGGTCGATGACGGTCTCGCCGCGCAGCACCCGCCGGATCGCCTCGGCGAGGTCCTCGACCGGTCCGTCCTTCACGAGGAACCCGGCCGCGCCCGCCTCCATCGCGCGGCGCAGATAGCCGGGCCTGCCGAACGTGGTGAGGATCAGGACCCGGCAGTCCGGCACCTCCTCGCGCAGCTCCGCCGCCGCGTCGAGGCCGCTCTTGCCCGGCAGTTCGATGTCGAGCAGGGCCACGTCGGGCCGCGCCACGAGCGCCTCGGGCACGATCTTGTCGCCGGCCGAGACCTGCGCGACGACCTCCATGTCCTCTTCGAGACCGAGCAGCAGGGCGAGCGCGCCGCGCATCATGCCCTGGTCCTCGGCGAGGAGAACTCTGACGGATTTCGCGGGTCGGTGGTCCTGGGGCATCTCGTCCATGGGGTCAGGCTACGGCCACGGCGCCCCGGGCCCGCGACGCGTTCCGCCGCGTTGGCGCGGACGAGTTCCGGACGGGGCTCAGGGGCGGCCGGGGGCCGTGCTCAGTTCGGCGTCCAGGGCCGTGTCCTGCGGGTCCACCGGGAGTTCGGCGCCGACCCGGAAGCCGGTGCGGGGCGCGGGGCCCGCCGTCAGGGAACCGCCCGCCGCGGCGAGACGTTCGGTGAGGCCCTTCAGGCCGTTGCCGCCGGTCCGCGGGGTCGGGGCGGGCGCGACGGGGGCGCCCCTGCCGTTGTCGGTGACCGTCAGGGTGACCCGCTCCGGCGTGCCCTCGATCACGATCTCGCAGCGCGTCGCCGCACTGTGGCGTACGACGTTGGTGACGGCCTCGCGGACCACCCAGCCGAGCAGCGCCTCGGCCTGCGCGGGCAGCGGGGGGCCCGACTGGCGCACCAGCGGCTCCACTTCGGCCGCGCTCAGGGCCGAGCGGGCCCGGTCGAGTTCGGTGGCGAGGCTGCCCTCGCGATAGCCGGTGACGGCCTCGCGGATCTCGGTGAGCGCCTGGCGGCCGACCGACTCGATGTCGGCGACCTGGCCGAGCGCCGCGTCCAGGTCGCGCGGCGCGATCCGGCGGGCGGCCTCCGACTTCACGACGATCACCGAGAGGGTGTGGCCCAGCAGGTCGTGCAGATCGCGCGAGAAGCGCAGCCGCTCCTTCTCGACAGCGGTACGCGCCAACTCCTGCCGCGTGTCGCGCAGTTCGCGGATCGTCTCGGAGAGCGAGAGGAGCGCGGCGATCACCATCCCGGACAGGAACGTCCCGTACGCGATGGTCATGTTGTCCCACGGGTCGCCGGTCTTGATGCCGGAGATGACCCCCACCGAGCCGGCGAGCACGATGATCACGACGCCCAGCCGCTTGTCCCGCAGCACGGCGCCGCAGGTGAGCGAGAGCAGCGGGAAGAACAGCAGCCACACCCCGCCGTAGCCGAGTCCGAGGGCGTAGGTGACGGCGGCGAGGGCGCCGAGCAGGACCAGGGTCGTCCGCTCCTGGCGCCGCCGCTTGTCGAAGGCGCGGAAGGCGACCAGCGCGTACAGGACCGCGAAGGCGAGGATGCCGAGGGCGCCGAGCTCCGGGTGGGCGACCTTGCCCTTGGCCACGTCGATGACGGCGCCCGTGCCCATCAGGAGCCACGGCAGGAAGGTGTAGCCGTTGGCGGGCGGGCCCGGGAACTCGTCGGCCTTCGCGCCCCGCGCGGGCAGCTTCGGCAGCAGTGATGGCATCGCGTTCTCTCCGTACTGACGGCTCATGAGGTCACCCGGTCCCGGCGCCGGAGCTCACGCGGTCCGTGCGGACCGACGGTAGGAGACCACGGCGTACGCACCGAAGGCCACCAGCCAGGCTGTCATCAGCGCGATGGTCGCCGCACCCGGGGCGTGGCCCTGCGAGGTGGCCCAGCCGAGATCGGCGAAGCGGTGTGTCGGAGTGTACTCGGCGATCGTGCGCAGCCAGCCGGGGAAGGCCGTGACCGGGAACCACAGGCCGCCGAGGATCGCGAGGCCCATCAGGCAGGCCACGTTGACGACGCCGGTGGCCTGTGCGGAGAGCCGGTAGCCGTTGCCGAGGCCGAGCATCGTGAAGGGCAGCGCCCCGATCCACAGGAGCAGCGTGAGCGCGCCCCACTGCCAGGCGTCCAGGCGCACCCCGTTGATCAGCGCGCCGGAGAGGAACACGGCGAGGATGCCGGGCAGGACGGTCACCGAGCCGCTGATCGCCCGCCCGGTCACCACCTTCGTCGGGGAGAGCGGGGCGATCCGCATCTGCCGAAGCCAGCCGATCGACTTGTCGGACGCGACCCCGGTCCCGACGCCCAGGGCGGCGCCCAGCGCGCCGTACGCCGCCATGCCGATCATCGACTGGACCTTCCAGTCGTCGCCGTTGCCGGCGCCGCCGATGTTGGTGAAGAGCAGATACATCAGCACGGGCATCCCGATACCGAAGATCACGAAGGATGCGTCGCGGAGCGTGCGCCGCATCTCCAGCTTGATGTACTCGACCATCAGACGGTCTCGCTTTCGCGTGCGGTGAGGGAGAGGAAGGCGTCTTCCAGGCTGGCGGGGGCCACTTCGAGGCGGCGTACGGCGCCCATGGCGGCGAGCGCCACGACGGTGGCGTCCGAGTCGTCGGTGCGCAGCCTGGCCCGGTCGCCGTGGATCTCGACGGTGACCACGCCGGGCAGCAGCGACAGGCCGGCGCTGGAGGTGCCCGCGAGGTCGAAGGAGACCAGGCTGCCGCCGGCGGCCCGCTTGATCTGCTCGCCCGGACCGTCGGCGACGATGCGGCCCTGGTCGATGACGACGATGCGGTCCGCGTTGTCGTCGGCCTCCTCTAGGTAATGGGTGGAGAACATGACCGTGTTGCCGCGGTCGGCGTAGGTGCGCATCGACTCCCAGAACGCACGGCGCGCCTCGACGTCGAGGGCGGCCGTCGGCTCGTCGAGCAGCAGCAGCTCGGGGTTCCCGGCGAGCGCCATCGCGAACCGGACGCGCTGGGTCTGGCCGCCGGACAGCTTGTCGACGCGGCGGTCGGCGAAATCGGCGAGGCCGGCCAGCGCCAGCGCCTCGGCGACCGGCATCGGCTTCGGGTACATGCTGCCGATGAAGAACACCAGCTCCCGCACGGTGACCCGGGGGATCGGGCTGCCCTCCTGGAGCATCGCCCCGACGAGCCCGTCCCGTACCGCCCGCTCCGGGCTCCGGCCGAAGATCCGCACCTCGCCGGAGTCGGGCTCGTTCAGGCCGAGCAGGAGGCTGATGGTGGTGGACTTGCCGGCGCCGTTGCGGCCGAGCAGGGCCACGGTCTCGCCGCGCCCGATGGACAGCTCTGCCCCGTTCACGGCCCGGACCGCCCCGTAGGACTTCACCACCCCGCTGAAGCGGACCGCGGTGGCGCTCTGTGTCGTCGTCTGCGTCATGTCCAAGACGCTACGGAGCGGGCCCGGTCCCGCGGCAGATGCGCATGTACGGACCTGGGCAGGACAAATGTCATGGGGTACCCCCGCCGAAAGGGGCACGAGGTGGCCACGGGGCGTCCCCGCCGCGAGAACTGACGTAGCGTCAGGAGGCTTCACAACTGCCGGGGCGTGCGCTATACCTGGGGGCCATCGGCCTAGAACGCGTTCTAGAACGGGTCCGGCAGCGAGCGGATCCGGTCCGGACGGGTCCTCGGTCCGGTCCAGTACGACCTCGGTGGGGCCGACGGTGCGGACGGCCGCACCGAGGTCTTTTCCCCGTGCCCGCACACCGCTCAAGGAGCAGCATCCACATGCCCATTGATGCCGCGAAGGCGATCGCCGCCGAGCCCCGGTCCACCACCATCACGTGGGACCACAAGGACGTCCAGCTCTACCACCTGGGTCTGGGCGCCGGCACGCCCGCCACCGACCCCGACGAGCTGCGCTACACCCTGGAGTCCCGGCTGCACGTGCTGCCCTCCTTCGCGACCGTCGCGGGCGCCGGCATGGGCGTGGTCGGCGGCCTCTCCGCACCCGGCATCGAGGTGGACCTGGCGGCCGTGCTGCACGGCGGCCAGGCCATCACCGTGCACCGGCCGGTCCCGGTGCGCGGCCGGGCCACCTCGACCTCCCGCGTCGCCGCCGTGTACGACAAGGGCAAGGCCGCGATCCTGGTCCTGCGCACCGAGGCCGCCGACGCGGACGGCCCGCTCTGGACCAGCGACGCGCAGATCTTCGTACGCGGCGAGGGCGGCTTCGGCGGCGACCGGGGGCCCTCGGCCCGCGTCGAGCAGCCCGAACGCGACCCGGACCAGATCGTCGAGCGCCCCGTCCGCGAGGAACAGGCGCTCCTCTACCGCCTGTCGGGCGACTGGAACCCGCTGCACGCCGACCCCGACTTCGCCAAGCTGGCCGGCTTCGACCGGCCGATCCTGCACGGGCTGTGCACCTACGGGATGACGCTGAAGGCCGTCGTGGACACGCTGCTCGACGGCGACGTGACTCGCGTCCGCTCGTACGCCACCCGCTTCACCGGGATCGTCTTCCCGGGCGAGACCCTGCGCGTCCGGATGTGGTCGGGTCCCGGCCGGATCCAGGTGTCGGTGACGGCCGTCGAGCGGGACGACGCGCCGGTCCTGTCCGACACGATCGTGGAGACCAACTGAGCTGTTCCGTCCGGTACTTGTTCCGGTACTTGTTCCGGTAGTTGATGGGGATCGAGGGGAGCCGCACCATGCGCGCAGCCGTACTGCACGAGATAGGCCAGGACAAGCTCGACGTGGTCGACGACATGGAGGCGACCGGCTTCGGCCCGGGGAAGGTCAAGCTCCGCGTCCGCGCCACCGGCCTGTGCCACTCCGACCTCTCGGCGATGAGCGGGGTGCTGCCGCAGCCCGCGCCGTTCGTGCCCGGCCACGAGGGAGCGGGCGAGGTCATCGACGTCGGCGACGGGGTGACGAGCCTGAAGCAGGGCGACCGGGTCCTGATGTGCTGGCTTCCGGCCTGCGGGGCGTGTCCGTCCTGCAAGCGCGGCCAGACCCAGCTCTGCCTGGCCGGGTTCATGAACGCCGGCACCCCCAACTTCCGCCGCTCCGGCGGCGACGTGTTCGGCTTCGCCGGCACCGGCACCTTCGCCGAGGAGGTCGTCGTCGCGGCCGGCTGCGCGGTCCCGATCCCCGACGACGTTCCGTACGAGATCGCCGCGCTCATCGGCTGCGGGGTGACCACGGGCCTGGGAGCCGCCATCAACACCGCGAAGGTGGAGGCGGGTTCGTCGGTCGCCGTGATCGGGTGCGGCGGCGTCGGCATCTCCACCATCCAGGGTGCCCGGGTGCAGGGTGCCGCCCAGATCGTCGCCGTCGACCCGGTGGCGTCGCGGCGCGAGGCGGCGCTCAGGTTCGGTGCCACGGAGGCGGTCTCGCCCGAGGAGTTCGCCGACGCCAAGCAGCGGATCACCGCGGGCGAGGGCTTCGACTACGTCTTCGAGGTGGTCGGCCGCTCCGCGACCGCCCGCACCGCCTACGAGAACACCCGGCGCGGCGGCACGCTGTGCGTGGTCGGGGCGGGCGCCATGGACGACTTCTTCCAGGTCAACATGTTCGAGCTGTTCTTCGACGAGAAGCGCATCCTGCCGTCCATGTACGGCGGGGGCGACGTGCTGCGCTCCTACGAGCGTGCCATCGCGCTGTGGCGGGCGGGCCGCATCGACCTGGAGAGCCTGATCACCCACCGGGTGCAGCTCGCCGGGATCAACGACGCGCTCGACCAGATGCGCAGCGGCGAGGCCCTGCGCACCTGCATCGCGATCTGACCCGATCCGGCATCGGCCCGTCCCTTGTCCACCCCCTTGTCCATCCCTCCTGTCCGTCCCTCCTGTCCATCCCCCTTGCGAGAGGACCCAACCGGCATGGCAGCACTGCCACTTGAAGGCCTGTCCGCGATCGTGACCGGCGCCGGGCGCGGGCTCGGCAGGGCCGAGGCGCTCGAACTGGCCCGGCTCGGCGCGGCCGTCGTCGTCAACGACTTCGGGCAGCCGGGCCGCGACGGCTCCGGCCAGGCGTCGAAGGGGCCCGCCGAGGAGGTCGCCGCCGAGATCCGCGCGGCGGGCGGCCGGGCCACCGCCCACACCGGCGACGTGGCCGACCACCAACAGGCCGGCGAACTCGTCCAGTTGGCGATCGACACGTACGGCAAGCTCGACATCCTGGTCAACAACGCGGGCATCCTGCGGGACCGGATGATCTTCTCGATGAGCGAGGCCGAGTGGGACTCGGTGATCCATGTGCACCTCAAGGGGCACTTCAACACCACCCACTTCGCCGCGGCGCACTGGCGCGAACGCTCCAAGGCGGCGGGCGGCCCGGTCTACGGCCGCATCGTCAACACGTCCTCCGAGGCCTTCCTCGCCGGGTCGGCGGGCCAGCCCAACTATGCGGCGGCCAAGGGCGGCATCGTCGGCCTCACCACCTCGACGGCGCTCGCGCTCGGCAAGTACGGGGTCACGGCCAACGCGATCTGCCCGCGTGCGCGTACGCGGATGACGGAGGACGTGTTCGCGGGCTTCGCGGAGCCGGGGGAGGGGCAGCTCGACCCGCTGGCACCCGAGCACGTCTCGCCCCTGGTGGGCTATCTGGCGTCGCCCGCGGCGGCCCAGGTCAACGGGCAGCTCCTGGTGGTGCACGGGGGGATGGTCGCGATCGTCGAACGGCCGCGGGTGGCGGCGAAGTTCGACACGTCGAAGGAGGTCTTCTCTTACGAGGAGCTGGACGAGCTGATCTCTCCGTACTACGCGGGCCGGCCTGCGGGGGAGACGTTCGCGGCGGCGGAGGTGCTGGGGCTGCGTCGCGGTTGAACCCTGGCTTCCCGGCTGCCTCCCGGGTCTCCGCCCCGGACCCCGATCCGGCCCGCGCCCCTTGCCTGCTGGGTGCCGGGCGGCATACCCAGCCCGTCCGGCGTTTGAGGACGAGTGCCCTTAAGGCGCGAACGGGGTCTGGGGCGGAGCCTCAGAGGCTCGAACCTCGGACCCTTTCCACCCCCGGAGGTTTTCGGGAGGGGGCGGGGTGGGGCGAGTCCCGGGGTCCGGGGCGGAGCCCCAGGGCCCTCGGCTTCCGGTTGCGGACCGTGCGTGGCTGGTCGCGCAGTTCCCCGCGCCCCTGTGGGGCCCCCGGAGTCGGCCGGTCGCGCTCCCCGTGGCGGGGCCGCGCAAGTGTCACAGTCCCGCGCCCCTGTGGGGCACTCGGGGTCGGCCGGTCGCGCTTACCGGGGCGGGGCCGCGCAAGTGTCACAGTCCCGCGCCCCTGTGGGGCACTCGGGGTCGGCCGGTCGCGCTTACCGGGGCGGGGCCGCGCAAGTGTCACAGTCCCGCGCCCCTGTGGGGCACTCGGGGTCGGCCGGTCGCGCTTACCGCGGCGGGGCCGCGCAAGTGTCACAGTCCCGCGCCCCTTGTAGGGCACCCGGAGTCGCAGGTGGTCGTGCCGGTTAGGTGTCCGGGTTTTCGTCGCGTCGGTGGCGTCCGTGGGGCGGGGTCACGGAATCCTCCGTAGACGCCGCACCGCCCCGGTGCCGCCCCGCGCTGTCGTTGCCCGTCTCCTGCGGACGGGTGTCGGTCTGGTTGGACATGAGCTGTGGTCACCCCGTAGTCGTCTTCACACGTGCAGGCCGCCGATTCTAACGATCTTCCGATGCGGGCCGACGGCCGGTCAGGGGCGCCTGCCCCAGAGGCACCGGCTTGGCCGCCGCGGGCTTGGCGGGAGCCGGCGGCGGCGCGGGCGCCGGGTCGGCCGGGGCGGGTACGTCCCGCACCGCGCACGGGCTCGCCTCCGTGACGTACGGAAGCCTCAGCACCCCCTGAGGCGTCCACAGGCCGGTGCCCGCCAACCACCCCTCGGGCGCGGCCAGTTGGTGCAGGTGGCGGCCGGCCGGGCGCCAGATGCCGACCCAGGTGCCGGCCGCCGCGTCGATGCGCAGGGCCACCGCACAGGACTCCGGCATCAGAACCTGTCCCGGCTGTACGGCGAACGGCGTGATCGCCGCGTCGGCCAGGCGCAGGCACTCCGGGAAGCGCACCGGGAGCGCGGAGCCGAGCACCCCCCAGCCGAGCCGGTCGTGGCCCGGGGCGTCCGAGCGGATCAGGAGCAGCCCGCTGTCGGCGTCGGCGAGCAGCAGCCGGTCGTCGCTGTCCTCGGTGATCTGGAGCAGCTCGCTGACCTCGCCGCCGCGTTCCAGGTCGACGGCGACCGCCTTGGTGCGGCCCTCCAGCTCCCGGTCGAGGGCGAGCATCCGGCCGGTGCGGTCGAGCCAGGCCCCGCCCGAGCAGCGCCCCTTGACCCGCGCGACCAGCTCGGGGCCGAACGCGCCGCCCGCCACCAGCCACAGCGCCGTGGAGTCGGTGCCCACGGCGAGTGCGTACGCGCAGCTGCCGTCCGGGGACGGCGGGAGCAGGGTGAGCTCGTCGGCGTCGGCGTCGACCGCGCCCAGGGGCAGTTCGCCGGTGGCCGGCCCGCTGGGGTAGAGCAGGGCGAAGGAGTGCCGGTCGGCGATCCTGCGCTGGATGAGCACCCTGCCGTCCGCCATGGGCAGCACCCCGGTGCCGGGCTCCTCCGGCTGGTTGCCGGGGAGCGGCACCGCGTACGGCTCGGGGCCGTCGAGCGTCCAGCGCTCGGGGAACCAGGCCGCGCCGCCGCCCTCGTCGCGCACCAGCCTCGCGGCGTACGAACCGTTCGCCGTGATGGCGAATCCCGTACTCCTGA
Encoded here:
- a CDS encoding DUF6545 domain-containing protein, which translates into the protein MGVSGRVGHASHARTQGTPITPAFPDGRHWDRHRGLSHPLCSSRHGRAHRAARARSAARPPVVLEPQRSSLLVRLMPGTITYRLHREVIEIQDGPLALRPYMDPAAAETARTALRAGLSAPATIRSPATIRSAPGGAPREVPHAARTDRVCQPWVSAAWACRSPTKCRTTPSPNEPWTGRWRVRAGCVST
- a CDS encoding MFS transporter, which gives rise to MAYASTDTHISTPTKTPRTWPVVLAACAGQFLVVLDVSVVNVALPSMRTGLGMSAGGLQWVVNAYAIAFAGFMLLGGRAGDLYGRKRMFLVGLGLFTVASLGGGLAQEGWQLLAARAAQGLGAAVLAPATLTILTAAVPEGAARTRAIGTWAAVGAGGGAAGGLVGGALTDALSWRWVLLINVPVGALVLLGAALWITESRAGGRHRLDLPGAVLVTVGLATLSYGIVQTEESGWGAPATLVPLLGGLALLLAFLAVEARTAAPLMPLRLFRLRGVSAANAVMFVCGSAMFCTWFFMTLYAQNVLGYTPLGAGLALIPSSLSVVLGSKLAPRIMPRTGARNLTVLGMLVTAAGFGWQSTMRADDPYWLAILVPGILMMTGAGLATTPLAALATSGAEPGEAGLVSGLINTSRTMGGALGLAVLSTVAASRTGVVQSAENLTAGYALAFRVGGFVLLASVVLALVWLPRAARTAVRG
- a CDS encoding response regulator transcription factor; its protein translation is MDEMPQDHRPAKSVRVLLAEDQGMMRGALALLLGLEEDMEVVAQVSAGDKIVPEALVARPDVALLDIELPGKSGLDAAAELREEVPDCRVLILTTFGRPGYLRRAMEAGAAGFLVKDGPVEDLAEAIRRVLRGETVIDPALAAAALSAGPSPLTARERDVLNASVDGATVSDIAGKLHLSESTVRNYLSSAIGKTGTRNRMEAVRSARQQGWL
- a CDS encoding sensor histidine kinase; the encoded protein is MPSLLPKLPARGAKADEFPGPPANGYTFLPWLLMGTGAVIDVAKGKVAHPELGALGILAFAVLYALVAFRAFDKRRRQERTTLVLLGALAAVTYALGLGYGGVWLLFFPLLSLTCGAVLRDKRLGVVIIVLAGSVGVISGIKTGDPWDNMTIAYGTFLSGMVIAALLSLSETIRELRDTRQELARTAVEKERLRFSRDLHDLLGHTLSVIVVKSEAARRIAPRDLDAALGQVADIESVGRQALTEIREAVTGYREGSLATELDRARSALSAAEVEPLVRQSGPPLPAQAEALLGWVVREAVTNVVRHSAATRCEIVIEGTPERVTLTVTDNGRGAPVAPAPTPRTGGNGLKGLTERLAAAGGSLTAGPAPRTGFRVGAELPVDPQDTALDAELSTAPGRP
- a CDS encoding ABC transporter permease, which translates into the protein MVEYIKLEMRRTLRDASFVIFGIGMPVLMYLLFTNIGGAGNGDDWKVQSMIGMAAYGALGAALGVGTGVASDKSIGWLRQMRIAPLSPTKVVTGRAISGSVTVLPGILAVFLSGALINGVRLDAWQWGALTLLLWIGALPFTMLGLGNGYRLSAQATGVVNVACLMGLAILGGLWFPVTAFPGWLRTIAEYTPTHRFADLGWATSQGHAPGAATIALMTAWLVAFGAYAVVSYRRSARTA
- a CDS encoding ABC transporter ATP-binding protein, which produces MTQTTTQSATAVRFSGVVKSYGAVRAVNGAELSIGRGETVALLGRNGAGKSTTISLLLGLNEPDSGEVRIFGRSPERAVRDGLVGAMLQEGSPIPRVTVRELVFFIGSMYPKPMPVAEALALAGLADFADRRVDKLSGGQTQRVRFAMALAGNPELLLLDEPTAALDVEARRAFWESMRTYADRGNTVMFSTHYLEEADDNADRIVVIDQGRIVADGPGEQIKRAAGGSLVSFDLAGTSSAGLSLLPGVVTVEIHGDRARLRTDDSDATVVALAAMGAVRRLEVAPASLEDAFLSLTARESETV
- a CDS encoding MaoC/PaaZ C-terminal domain-containing protein → MPIDAAKAIAAEPRSTTITWDHKDVQLYHLGLGAGTPATDPDELRYTLESRLHVLPSFATVAGAGMGVVGGLSAPGIEVDLAAVLHGGQAITVHRPVPVRGRATSTSRVAAVYDKGKAAILVLRTEAADADGPLWTSDAQIFVRGEGGFGGDRGPSARVEQPERDPDQIVERPVREEQALLYRLSGDWNPLHADPDFAKLAGFDRPILHGLCTYGMTLKAVVDTLLDGDVTRVRSYATRFTGIVFPGETLRVRMWSGPGRIQVSVTAVERDDAPVLSDTIVETN
- a CDS encoding Zn-dependent alcohol dehydrogenase, with the protein product MRAAVLHEIGQDKLDVVDDMEATGFGPGKVKLRVRATGLCHSDLSAMSGVLPQPAPFVPGHEGAGEVIDVGDGVTSLKQGDRVLMCWLPACGACPSCKRGQTQLCLAGFMNAGTPNFRRSGGDVFGFAGTGTFAEEVVVAAGCAVPIPDDVPYEIAALIGCGVTTGLGAAINTAKVEAGSSVAVIGCGGVGISTIQGARVQGAAQIVAVDPVASRREAALRFGATEAVSPEEFADAKQRITAGEGFDYVFEVVGRSATARTAYENTRRGGTLCVVGAGAMDDFFQVNMFELFFDEKRILPSMYGGGDVLRSYERAIALWRAGRIDLESLITHRVQLAGINDALDQMRSGEALRTCIAI
- a CDS encoding 3-oxoacyl-ACP reductase gives rise to the protein MAALPLEGLSAIVTGAGRGLGRAEALELARLGAAVVVNDFGQPGRDGSGQASKGPAEEVAAEIRAAGGRATAHTGDVADHQQAGELVQLAIDTYGKLDILVNNAGILRDRMIFSMSEAEWDSVIHVHLKGHFNTTHFAAAHWRERSKAAGGPVYGRIVNTSSEAFLAGSAGQPNYAAAKGGIVGLTTSTALALGKYGVTANAICPRARTRMTEDVFAGFAEPGEGQLDPLAPEHVSPLVGYLASPAAAQVNGQLLVVHGGMVAIVERPRVAAKFDTSKEVFSYEELDELISPYYAGRPAGETFAAAEVLGLRRG